A window of the Bacillus andreraoultii genome harbors these coding sequences:
- the mnmA gene encoding tRNA 2-thiouridine(34) synthase MnmA yields MKEPKDIRVVVGMSGGVDSSVAAYLLKQQGYDVIGVFMKNWDDTDEFGVCTATEDYEDVIRVCNQIGIPYYAVNFEKEYWDKVFTYFLDEYKAGRTPNPDVMCNKEIKFKAFLDHAMKLGADYLATGHYAQVKYIDGEFKMLRGKDTNKDQTYFLNQLSQEQISKVMFPIGHMDKKRVREIAAEANLATATKKDSTGICFIGERNFKEFLGKYLPAQPGRMETLTGEMKGFHEGLMYYTIGQRHGLGIGGSGDPWFVVGKDLKRNVLLVGQGYDHEALYSDSIIATNISWVSNVDKPTQFKCTAKFRYRQPDHGVTVTLLNSNQAKIEFDEPIRAVTPGQAVVFYDGEECLGGGTIDQIFKNKERLTYVG; encoded by the coding sequence ATGAAAGAACCAAAAGATATTCGTGTTGTTGTTGGTATGAGTGGTGGGGTAGATTCTTCGGTTGCTGCATATTTATTAAAACAGCAAGGATATGATGTAATCGGCGTATTTATGAAAAACTGGGATGATACAGATGAATTTGGCGTATGTACAGCGACAGAAGACTATGAAGACGTGATTCGTGTATGTAATCAAATCGGCATTCCTTATTATGCAGTTAATTTTGAGAAAGAATATTGGGATAAAGTATTTACTTACTTCCTTGATGAATATAAAGCTGGTCGGACACCAAATCCAGATGTAATGTGTAATAAAGAAATAAAGTTTAAGGCTTTTTTAGACCATGCGATGAAACTTGGGGCAGATTATTTAGCAACGGGTCATTATGCTCAAGTAAAATATATAGACGGTGAATTTAAAATGCTCCGGGGAAAGGATACAAATAAAGATCAAACATACTTTTTAAACCAGCTTTCCCAAGAGCAAATTTCAAAAGTGATGTTCCCAATCGGTCATATGGATAAAAAGCGTGTACGTGAAATTGCTGCAGAAGCGAATCTTGCAACTGCAACAAAAAAAGATAGTACAGGAATTTGTTTTATTGGTGAACGTAATTTTAAAGAGTTTTTAGGTAAATATTTACCAGCACAGCCTGGCCGAATGGAAACATTAACAGGAGAAATGAAAGGTTTCCATGAAGGACTCATGTACTATACGATTGGACAACGGCATGGGTTAGGAATTGGTGGTTCTGGAGATCCGTGGTTTGTCGTTGGAAAAGACTTGAAGAGAAACGTCTTATTAGTTGGACAAGGATACGATCATGAAGCCCTTTATTCTGATTCAATAATTGCTACAAATATTAGTTGGGTTTCAAATGTTGATAAACCTACCCAATTTAAATGTACAGCAAAATTCCGTTATCGTCAGCCTGATCACGGTGTAACAGTGACGTTGTTAAATAGCAATCAAGCAAAGATTGAATTCGATGAACCGATTCGAGCCGTTACACCAGGTCAAGCGGTTGTATTTTATGACGGTGAGGAATGTCTTGGTGGCGGAACAATCGATCAAATTTTTAAAAACAAAGAACGTTTAACATATGTTGGATAA
- the recD2 gene encoding SF1B family DNA helicase RecD2 gives MPVEEEQFIKGRPIVTIFHNEQNLYTVLRVRVDESSEEGIKKDAVVTGYFPRLYEEETYIFYGRLTEHPKYGPQFQVEHFRKDLPKSKEGVIQYLSSELFKGIGKKTAENIVEALGENAIERILKQPSLLDTVPKLPGDKAKLLHETLLEHQGLEHIMVGLNQYGFGPQLSMRIYQTYKEQTMEIVEHNPYRLVEDIEGIGFGRADELGFKLGLQGNHPDRVKAGCLYTLETNCIQEGHCFLEKESFIQAVKTLLESNQPEEIFPEDIDYELLKLEEEGKVVVEEERVFLPSVYYSEKGIVTNIKRILEQKEYADQFPESEFLLALGGLEERLGIQYAPSQKEAIQTALSSPMLILTGGPGTGKTTVIKGIVELYAELHGCSLDPKDYKKEEVFPFVLAAPTGRAAKRMAESTGLPAVTIHRLLGWNGTETFDYNEENPIEGKIMIIDEMSMVDIWLAHNLFKALPPHIQVILVGDEDQLPSVGPGQVLKDLLASKQIPTVRLTDIYRQESGSTIIQLAHSIKNGTIPNDIKKQQKDRSFLSCHTTQVIDVVKQVVLHAMNKGYTSKDIQVLAPMYRGPAGIDELNKVLQEIMNGITNERRREMKFGDNIYRVGDKVLQLVNQPEKNIFNGDIGEVIAIFFAKETEEKVDQLVVSFDGNEVTFQRQDLNQITLAYCCSIHKSQGSEFPVVILPIVRGYHRMLRRNLIYTAITRSKEKLIICGEEDAFRTAVNQTDDNLRNTTLQQRLVGKLKTTKTEICELVTNEMSYEERLMSVDPMIGMTNITPYDFVVENDG, from the coding sequence ATGCCGGTGGAAGAAGAACAATTTATTAAAGGTCGCCCAATTGTAACGATTTTTCATAATGAACAAAATCTATATACTGTTTTACGAGTTCGGGTTGATGAATCTAGTGAAGAAGGAATTAAAAAAGACGCTGTTGTGACAGGCTACTTCCCCCGATTATATGAAGAAGAAACATATATTTTTTATGGGCGACTAACAGAACACCCGAAATATGGTCCACAGTTTCAAGTAGAACATTTTCGTAAAGACCTTCCGAAGTCAAAAGAAGGGGTCATTCAATATTTATCTAGTGAGTTATTTAAAGGAATTGGTAAAAAAACGGCGGAAAATATTGTCGAAGCGCTTGGAGAAAATGCGATTGAACGCATTCTTAAACAACCCTCACTGTTAGATACCGTTCCTAAACTACCAGGTGATAAAGCAAAACTTTTACATGAAACCCTCCTTGAACATCAAGGGCTGGAACATATCATGGTTGGACTAAATCAATATGGATTTGGCCCGCAGTTATCGATGAGAATTTATCAGACGTACAAAGAGCAAACGATGGAAATTGTTGAACATAATCCTTATAGATTAGTAGAAGATATCGAAGGAATTGGTTTTGGGCGGGCTGATGAACTAGGATTTAAGCTTGGGTTACAAGGAAATCACCCAGACCGTGTAAAAGCAGGATGTTTATATACATTAGAAACAAATTGTATTCAGGAAGGTCATTGTTTTTTAGAAAAGGAGTCATTTATACAGGCTGTGAAAACGTTGCTTGAATCAAATCAACCCGAAGAAATTTTCCCTGAAGATATCGATTATGAATTATTAAAGTTAGAAGAGGAAGGGAAAGTTGTTGTTGAAGAGGAACGCGTTTTTTTACCGTCTGTTTATTATTCCGAAAAAGGTATTGTTACGAACATTAAAAGAATTTTAGAACAGAAAGAATATGCGGATCAATTTCCAGAATCGGAGTTTTTACTAGCTCTTGGCGGTCTTGAAGAACGACTCGGAATTCAATATGCACCTTCGCAAAAAGAAGCGATTCAAACAGCTTTGTCGAGTCCAATGTTAATTTTAACCGGAGGACCAGGTACGGGGAAAACAACCGTAATTAAAGGAATTGTTGAACTATATGCAGAATTACATGGTTGTTCCTTAGACCCAAAAGATTATAAAAAGGAAGAAGTATTTCCATTTGTATTAGCTGCTCCAACAGGGCGTGCAGCAAAACGAATGGCTGAATCAACCGGCTTACCTGCTGTAACGATTCACCGTTTATTAGGGTGGAACGGGACGGAGACGTTTGATTATAATGAAGAGAATCCGATTGAAGGCAAAATCATGATTATTGATGAAATGTCAATGGTTGATATTTGGTTGGCACATAATCTTTTCAAAGCACTCCCTCCTCATATACAAGTAATTTTAGTTGGTGATGAAGACCAGTTACCATCGGTTGGACCTGGTCAAGTATTAAAGGATTTACTAGCTTCTAAACAAATACCAACCGTCCGTTTAACCGATATTTATCGCCAAGAAAGTGGCTCTACAATTATTCAACTAGCTCATTCAATAAAAAATGGGACGATCCCGAATGATATAAAAAAACAGCAGAAAGATCGTTCCTTTTTATCATGTCATACGACACAAGTTATTGATGTAGTAAAGCAAGTCGTTCTTCATGCAATGAATAAAGGGTATACGTCAAAGGATATACAAGTTTTAGCGCCGATGTACAGAGGACCTGCAGGAATTGACGAACTGAATAAAGTTCTACAAGAAATTATGAATGGAATAACGAACGAACGCCGTAGGGAGATGAAATTTGGCGACAATATATATCGAGTTGGAGACAAAGTATTGCAGTTAGTAAATCAACCAGAAAAAAATATTTTTAACGGTGATATTGGAGAAGTGATAGCAATTTTCTTTGCAAAGGAAACAGAAGAAAAAGTTGATCAATTAGTTGTTTCTTTTGATGGGAATGAAGTTACATTTCAAAGACAAGATTTGAACCAAATTACGTTAGCGTACTGCTGTAGCATTCATAAATCTCAAGGAAGTGAATTCCCAGTTGTCATTCTTCCTATTGTACGAGGATATCATCGAATGCTACGTCGGAATTTAATTTATACTGCAATTACAAGGAGTAAAGAAAAGCTAATTATATGCGGAGAAGAAGATGCATTTCGAACAGCTGTCAATCAAACTGATGATAACTTGAGAAATACAACTTTACAACAACGTTTAGTTGGCAAATTAAAAACAACAAAAACTGAAATCTGTGAATTGGTTACAAATGAAATGTCTTATGAAGAACGATTAATGAGTGTTGATCCAATGATTGGGATGACGAATATTACTCCTTATGATTTTGTAGTCGAAAATGATGGATGA